One Turneriella parva DSM 21527 genomic region harbors:
- a CDS encoding adenylate/guanylate cyclase domain-containing protein — MGAHYFRNCYIGMLTISFLSNAIVVGSITWLSGFFIAPELRYLSRIIDSDPVILFSSRILPFVVVMPFIYKIISPGFYSDFARKIADSTKLQKRALQLPILVSLLATTGWVIGIFSFSAILLFRPGIPGQFIWDSLIFTWVLAAMALLICYYSLEFINRRLIMPKISEQIKPEALMGAFNLSIRMRLVLHLLATLGLPLIILARIIFFLDAHKPADFEYLATRDLVLLLLLIIVIGIMLTWLQSKFISAPLREMQSATTRIQTGEFTTSVSVTSGDEIGTLAADINAMARGLAEREEMRETFGRMVDPSVRDYLLGSGQLDGELRVISVLFCDLAGFTGFSEKHSPAEVVKFLNRYFELAQNVVSAHGGIINKFIGDAFMAIFNAPVPLETHADAAIAAALQFRTHYSDLSGEKPGIRLGIHSGEVLAGRIGSEQRQEYTVIGDAVNVAARIEALGKKVGENLLLSDATAELAATEGMPQLRKIGKIMLRGKSSGTVVYAL, encoded by the coding sequence ATGGGTGCGCACTATTTTCGTAATTGCTACATTGGCATGTTAACGATCAGTTTCTTGTCGAACGCAATTGTTGTCGGGTCAATTACTTGGCTCAGCGGTTTTTTCATCGCGCCCGAGCTGCGTTATCTTTCACGTATTATCGACAGCGATCCGGTAATCTTATTTTCGTCGCGTATATTGCCCTTTGTGGTTGTTATGCCGTTCATCTATAAAATAATTTCTCCCGGATTCTATTCAGACTTTGCCAGAAAAATCGCCGATTCGACGAAGTTGCAGAAGCGGGCGCTGCAGTTACCGATTTTAGTCAGTCTGCTGGCGACGACCGGTTGGGTGATTGGTATATTCTCTTTCAGCGCGATTTTGCTATTCAGACCGGGAATTCCCGGGCAGTTCATCTGGGATTCACTGATTTTTACCTGGGTGCTCGCCGCGATGGCGCTGCTCATTTGTTACTACAGCCTTGAATTTATCAACCGGCGGCTCATCATGCCGAAAATCAGCGAGCAGATAAAGCCAGAGGCGCTCATGGGCGCATTTAACCTCTCTATCCGCATGAGGCTCGTGCTTCATCTTCTGGCGACCCTGGGTTTACCGCTCATTATTCTGGCGCGCATCATATTTTTTCTCGATGCGCACAAACCTGCAGACTTCGAATACCTCGCGACGCGCGACCTGGTGCTGCTGCTGCTGTTGATCATTGTGATCGGCATAATGCTTACCTGGCTGCAGAGCAAGTTCATCAGCGCGCCGCTGCGTGAAATGCAGAGTGCAACCACCCGCATTCAAACGGGTGAATTTACCACCTCGGTTTCTGTGACGTCTGGTGATGAAATCGGCACGCTGGCGGCAGACATCAATGCCATGGCGCGCGGTCTCGCAGAGCGCGAAGAGATGCGCGAGACATTCGGTCGCATGGTCGACCCTTCGGTGCGCGACTATCTTCTGGGCAGCGGTCAGCTCGACGGCGAACTGCGGGTCATCAGCGTATTGTTTTGCGATCTCGCGGGCTTTACGGGCTTCTCAGAAAAGCATTCACCCGCAGAAGTCGTGAAGTTTCTGAACCGATATTTCGAACTCGCGCAGAATGTTGTTTCAGCGCATGGTGGCATTATCAATAAGTTTATCGGCGACGCCTTCATGGCAATCTTCAATGCACCGGTTCCGCTTGAAACGCATGCCGACGCGGCGATCGCCGCGGCGCTGCAATTTCGCACCCATTATTCGGATCTGTCTGGCGAGAAACCGGGCATTCGTTTGGGTATCCATTCGGGTGAGGTGCTTGCCGGGCGCATTGGCAGCGAACAAAGGCAAGAATACACGGTGATCGGCGACGCGGTCAATGTTGCAGCACGCATCGAAGCGCTGGGTAAAAAAGTCGGCGAAAATCTGCTGCTCTCTGACGCGACGGCTGAGCTTGCTGCAACCGAGGGCATGCCGCAGCTGCGCAAGATCGGCAAGATCATGCTTCGAGGTAAATCTTCGGGCACTGTCGTTTACGCGCTGTGA
- the apaG gene encoding Co2+/Mg2+ efflux protein ApaG has product MPATADSEIVTEGIRVKAEPHFLAERSIPEQGQYLFTYKITLVNEGDAWAKLKSRHWIIIDSDGHREDVYGPGVVGEEPELEPGDTYTYSSFCPLSTNFGTMEGSFSMVRRDGSPFEIRVARFYLTVNQ; this is encoded by the coding sequence ATGCCGGCCACCGCCGATTCAGAGATTGTGACCGAAGGCATTCGCGTGAAGGCAGAGCCTCACTTTTTGGCCGAACGGTCGATACCCGAACAGGGCCAGTACCTGTTCACGTACAAAATTACGCTCGTGAACGAAGGTGATGCCTGGGCCAAACTGAAATCACGCCATTGGATTATTATCGACTCTGACGGCCACCGCGAAGATGTTTATGGGCCGGGTGTCGTGGGTGAAGAACCCGAACTCGAACCGGGTGACACCTATACCTATTCGAGTTTCTGCCCGCTGTCGACAAACTTCGGCACGATGGAAGGCAGTTTCAGCATGGTTCGCCGCGACGGTTCACCTTTCGAAATCAGGGTCGCGCGTTTTTATCTGACAGTGAACCAGTAA
- the mreC gene encoding rod shape-determining protein MreC — protein MLAEILSRYKTGSSLVLTVTICLSCLIWKSNLLSRTANSASQALDFFSGTFTSFGKGMSRFVDSYGTYEAVRSERDALREKVKSNLDTQVELIRLREENVKLRQFLQLPPVSNHPVLQAEVISQDPDNWFRTIIINKGSADGVATYMPVVALQTVTVPAENNKPAETKLVVGIVGKVIQVNPHSARILPLTDQFSRIGVNVKKTGHWALLNGQSPHQDAPLIDYLSLGVFISPGDEIVTSGGDGIFPRGLPVGTVGKRIERLGSFQKAEISPVIDFKKLDFVIVIQKKVDTESLNFLPLKPDTVEEPKLQPPVPAAQKAKPDKADGDAAAEKSAVKPDAAPKGDAAPKPAQNPAAPDAEEAQ, from the coding sequence ATGCTCGCTGAAATACTCTCACGCTACAAGACCGGCTCTTCGCTGGTATTGACCGTTACCATTTGCCTCAGCTGCCTCATCTGGAAATCGAACCTGCTGTCGCGTACCGCGAACAGCGCGAGCCAGGCGCTCGATTTTTTTTCGGGCACCTTCACTTCGTTCGGCAAGGGCATGTCGCGGTTTGTCGACAGCTATGGCACCTATGAAGCTGTGCGATCAGAGCGCGACGCGTTGCGTGAAAAAGTCAAATCGAACCTCGATACTCAGGTCGAGCTGATCAGGCTGCGCGAAGAGAATGTTAAGCTGCGGCAGTTCTTGCAGCTGCCTCCCGTGAGCAACCACCCGGTGTTGCAGGCAGAGGTTATTTCTCAAGACCCCGACAACTGGTTCAGAACAATTATTATCAACAAAGGCAGCGCCGACGGAGTCGCGACTTATATGCCCGTCGTTGCGCTGCAGACGGTGACCGTGCCGGCAGAAAATAATAAGCCCGCAGAAACCAAACTCGTCGTCGGCATTGTCGGCAAGGTCATTCAGGTGAACCCGCATTCGGCGCGCATCTTGCCCCTTACCGACCAGTTTTCGCGCATTGGCGTGAACGTCAAAAAGACGGGACATTGGGCGCTCTTAAACGGCCAGAGCCCGCACCAAGACGCGCCGCTCATCGACTATCTCAGCCTCGGCGTGTTTATCTCGCCGGGCGATGAAATCGTGACCTCAGGCGGCGATGGCATATTTCCCAGGGGGTTGCCGGTAGGCACCGTCGGCAAACGAATAGAACGGCTCGGCAGCTTTCAGAAAGCCGAAATCAGCCCGGTAATCGATTTCAAGAAACTCGATTTTGTGATCGTGATTCAGAAAAAGGTCGATACCGAATCGCTGAACTTTTTACCGCTGAAGCCCGACACGGTTGAAGAACCCAAATTGCAGCCGCCGGTGCCCGCAGCGCAGAAGGCTAAGCCCGATAAAGCCGACGGCGACGCAGCCGCAGAAAAGTCTGCCGTGAAGCCCGATGCCGCGCCCAAAGGCGACGCGGCGCCGAAGCCTGCGCAAAACCCTGCCGCACCAGACGCAGAGGAGGCACAATGA
- the mreD gene encoding rod shape-determining protein MreD: MILEKIVIGIAIFVSYFLQTSVDFFALGSVKPDFLLILTVYFALYRGSFAALWIGFFGGLLQDINLGGYTNLVKQDMQYYIGTSALAKTIIGYVSGKVARDINKDATSLIVIVVFVACLLKGILMFFTVAIFHSSAHAASLITIVLPEALFTAILSIVWFRLLRWAFPTVEKTEGQRIIRRLG; encoded by the coding sequence ATGATACTCGAAAAGATCGTCATTGGCATCGCGATTTTTGTTTCGTATTTTCTGCAGACGAGCGTCGACTTCTTTGCTCTGGGTTCGGTAAAGCCCGATTTTCTGCTGATACTCACTGTCTACTTTGCGCTCTACCGCGGTTCTTTCGCCGCCCTGTGGATTGGTTTTTTCGGCGGCCTGTTGCAAGATATCAATCTCGGTGGTTACACAAACCTCGTGAAACAAGATATGCAATATTATATCGGTACGTCGGCGCTCGCCAAGACCATCATTGGTTATGTGTCGGGCAAGGTTGCGCGCGACATCAACAAAGATGCGACCTCTCTGATTGTCATCGTTGTATTTGTCGCCTGCCTTTTGAAGGGTATTCTCATGTTCTTCACAGTCGCGATTTTTCACAGCAGCGCGCATGCGGCATCGCTCATCACGATCGTCTTGCCCGAAGCGCTGTTCACGGCGATTCTCTCGATAGTCTGGTTTCGGCTGCTGCGCTGGGCTTTTCCCACGGTTGAGAAAACAGAAGGGCAGCGCATTATCCGCCGACTGGGGTAA
- the mrdA gene encoding penicillin-binding protein 2: MAQTIQQFQLRQRLDRRVTGLTIFTLAMLGLLILRLGDLQLLRGDEFFDKSQRVIRRVVALNAPRGELFARNYTSRDKATYIVSNSSAVSLSVIPSHFPRKKELKELVGKLERLLRYPEGALTQKVADNKYKAHEEIVLIENLKPDQITVIADYYITFSKFIIRPISRRYYNLGSAAAHLTGYIGLPNQREISAGVRSYQYTGKNGLEAQYDTILRGEDGEIVQIKSATGDIEEQKVFRNFVPGNNLILTIDADLQLAAAKAMADKTGGLIAIRPYTGEILAIVSKPDFDPNILIALDNPDRADHIRKVQEEKAELNRAISTKYPPASTYKPLVALAGLEEKRLSKSDSYSCPGKFVLKSSYKGSPDAIFNDWATHHHNDLVGALAQSCSVYFYEAGYRMGAEPMIKYSRYFHLGEKSQIDLPNEIAGFVPDGAWKEKTFNTRWFDGDTINLSIGQGFIETTLIGMVGFYSAVATGGTIYRPHLIKQVRFAENDQVKLEMKPVIADQIPLSKSALLAVREGMRAVTTRGTAASVFRVPGIVPVAGKTGTVQTRSGDRFNKASQHAWFIGYGPFDGEPKDVVVIGVLVERGVGGAVGAAPIARDVFVKYSQKLKAGTIN, from the coding sequence ATGGCGCAGACGATACAACAGTTTCAGCTGCGCCAGCGTCTCGACCGGCGCGTTACCGGCCTGACGATTTTTACGCTGGCGATGCTGGGGCTTTTGATTCTGCGTCTCGGTGATCTGCAGCTTTTGCGCGGTGACGAGTTCTTCGATAAGTCGCAGCGTGTTATTCGCCGGGTCGTGGCGCTCAATGCCCCGAGGGGAGAGCTCTTCGCCCGCAACTATACCAGCCGTGACAAGGCGACATACATCGTATCGAATTCTTCAGCTGTGTCGCTGAGCGTAATACCTTCTCACTTTCCCCGTAAAAAAGAGCTGAAAGAGCTTGTGGGCAAACTCGAACGCCTGCTCCGCTACCCTGAGGGTGCATTGACGCAGAAGGTAGCCGACAACAAGTACAAGGCGCACGAAGAAATAGTGCTCATCGAAAACCTGAAGCCCGATCAGATTACCGTCATTGCAGATTATTACATTACCTTTTCAAAATTCATCATTCGGCCGATTTCGCGGCGTTATTACAATCTGGGTTCAGCCGCCGCGCACCTCACGGGTTACATTGGCCTGCCCAATCAGCGCGAAATTTCAGCCGGGGTCAGAAGTTACCAGTACACCGGTAAAAACGGGTTAGAGGCGCAGTACGATACGATTCTGCGCGGCGAAGACGGCGAAATCGTACAGATCAAATCAGCGACGGGCGACATTGAAGAGCAAAAGGTTTTTCGCAACTTTGTGCCGGGCAATAACCTGATATTGACGATCGACGCAGACCTGCAGCTGGCGGCGGCCAAGGCCATGGCCGACAAAACTGGCGGGTTGATAGCAATCCGCCCTTATACGGGCGAAATTCTGGCGATTGTCTCGAAACCCGATTTTGACCCAAATATTCTGATCGCGCTCGACAACCCTGACCGGGCCGACCATATTCGAAAAGTACAAGAAGAGAAGGCCGAACTCAACCGCGCAATCTCGACGAAATACCCTCCGGCCTCAACGTACAAACCTTTGGTCGCGCTCGCCGGCCTTGAAGAAAAGCGCCTTTCAAAATCAGACAGCTATTCATGCCCCGGCAAATTCGTGCTGAAGAGCAGCTATAAGGGGTCGCCCGACGCGATCTTCAACGACTGGGCGACGCACCACCACAATGACCTCGTCGGTGCACTGGCGCAAAGTTGCTCGGTGTATTTTTACGAAGCCGGCTACCGCATGGGCGCTGAACCCATGATCAAATATTCGCGCTATTTTCACCTCGGCGAAAAGTCGCAGATAGACCTGCCAAATGAAATCGCTGGTTTTGTTCCCGACGGCGCGTGGAAAGAGAAGACATTCAACACGCGCTGGTTCGACGGCGACACGATAAACCTCAGCATCGGGCAGGGCTTTATTGAGACAACGCTGATTGGTATGGTCGGTTTCTATTCAGCCGTCGCAACCGGCGGCACCATCTACAGGCCGCATCTCATTAAACAGGTTCGCTTCGCAGAGAACGACCAGGTGAAGCTCGAGATGAAGCCGGTTATCGCCGACCAGATTCCCCTTTCAAAGTCAGCGCTTCTGGCTGTGCGCGAAGGCATGCGCGCCGTGACGACGCGTGGCACGGCAGCGTCGGTTTTTCGAGTTCCCGGTATTGTGCCGGTTGCCGGCAAAACGGGCACCGTGCAGACGCGCTCGGGTGATCGCTTCAACAAGGCGTCGCAGCACGCCTGGTTCATCGGTTATGGGCCGTTCGACGGCGAACCCAAAGACGTCGTCGTCATTGGTGTTCTCGTCGAGCGTGGCGTGGGCGGCGCCGTCGGTGCTGCACCGATAGCGCGCGATGTATTCGTCAAATATTCACAAAAGCTGAAGGCAGGCACGATCAACTGA
- a CDS encoding FtsW/RodA/SpoVE family cell cycle protein: MERFSRLDWVSISLAVAATLIGVIVLYGGGVTGEELARKKLFWLVLGIIVMLVFANINYQTIGAFAPLIYAIGIVLLLLVMVPFIGKEVKGARSWFSFLGVSFQPAELMKLVIVITLSKYLVLRESEIGKFKELIIPSVLATVPALLIGVQPDLGGAVMFMSILFGMLFIGGANTAVLFGFAIIGFFALFTPMFLEYERYVIVDDIYNALREDHFRLADAVRILNFEVWEVAENLNYNTRLVQDKNLVTWAKETLSQGENLKIFWQTAADIEKNNPSFLRDMLRNGVVVMAIGGTGIFFYGLGLLGNFMTGAFWMRRVASIALIVGLSFSSGFMFHKFINFKPHQVIRIVSFVNPDKFQKGAGYQLRHSLITVGSGKFAGKGIFKGDMTKGDTPFLPEWYNDFIFSVVGEQMGFWGASLLLLLLFGLILRAINIAVTSKDDFGAMLASGIALIFFLHVFINIGISVGLLPVTGIPLSFVSYGGSHMLLCYISVGILINIYRRRFINA, from the coding sequence ATGGAAAGATTTAGCCGTCTCGACTGGGTTTCAATCTCGCTCGCTGTTGCTGCGACGCTCATTGGGGTCATTGTGCTCTACGGGGGCGGCGTGACCGGCGAAGAGCTGGCGCGCAAAAAACTTTTCTGGTTGGTACTTGGCATTATTGTCATGCTGGTTTTTGCGAATATCAATTACCAGACGATTGGCGCCTTTGCGCCACTGATCTATGCGATCGGCATCGTCTTGCTGCTTCTCGTTATGGTTCCCTTTATCGGCAAAGAGGTCAAGGGTGCGCGGTCATGGTTTAGTTTTCTCGGTGTCAGCTTTCAGCCCGCCGAACTCATGAAGCTTGTCATTGTCATTACGCTCAGTAAGTACCTGGTATTACGCGAATCAGAGATCGGTAAATTTAAAGAGCTGATAATACCCTCTGTGCTCGCGACAGTGCCCGCTTTACTCATCGGTGTGCAGCCCGACCTCGGTGGCGCGGTCATGTTCATGTCGATCTTGTTTGGCATGCTCTTCATCGGCGGTGCGAACACGGCCGTGCTTTTCGGTTTTGCGATCATTGGGTTTTTTGCGCTTTTCACGCCGATGTTTCTCGAATACGAGCGGTATGTCATCGTCGACGACATTTACAACGCGCTGCGCGAAGATCATTTTCGCCTTGCGGATGCAGTGCGTATTCTGAACTTCGAAGTCTGGGAGGTCGCTGAAAACCTGAACTACAATACCCGGCTCGTACAAGACAAAAACCTCGTGACCTGGGCGAAAGAAACGCTTTCACAGGGCGAGAACCTGAAGATATTCTGGCAGACTGCTGCAGACATTGAAAAGAACAACCCCAGCTTTCTGCGCGATATGCTGCGCAATGGCGTCGTCGTCATGGCGATCGGCGGCACCGGCATCTTCTTCTATGGCCTTGGCCTTCTCGGTAATTTCATGACGGGTGCCTTCTGGATGCGGCGTGTCGCGAGCATTGCGCTGATCGTCGGGCTCTCTTTCAGCTCGGGTTTTATGTTCCACAAGTTCATCAACTTCAAACCCCACCAGGTGATTCGAATCGTTTCGTTTGTGAATCCCGACAAGTTTCAAAAGGGTGCCGGCTACCAGCTGCGCCATTCGCTCATTACTGTCGGGTCAGGCAAATTCGCAGGTAAAGGTATCTTCAAGGGCGACATGACCAAAGGCGACACGCCTTTCTTGCCCGAGTGGTATAACGACTTCATCTTTTCTGTGGTCGGCGAGCAGATGGGCTTTTGGGGCGCCTCGCTGCTGCTGCTTTTGCTCTTTGGTTTGATTCTGCGCGCGATCAATATTGCTGTGACGTCGAAAGACGATTTCGGCGCGATGCTCGCGTCAGGCATCGCGCTCATCTTCTTTTTGCACGTATTCATTAATATCGGCATTTCAGTAGGATTGTTACCCGTCACGGGCATACCCCTCAGCTTCGTCAGCTACGGTGGTTCACATATGCTCTTGTGTTACATTTCCGTGGGAATTCTCATCAACATTTACCGCCGGCGGTTTATAAACGCATAG
- a CDS encoding DUF4349 domain-containing protein — MKKKILITSGLVAAIVIVALTFNRAANNFRQIKLGEFKKSESPASATAEEDSDEIRLNAATATAAPLAGSRREKDVAKNQQGHEPLLPLGPVFKPAVSSERRLEYRANLTYQIADLKAARAFFNQWIPRYGFLQSETASAHDNGYLTLTVKVRSSGLYAALAELDAIGTLAAENISVVDHTENAVYQQMLAEREQIRLRRRATAAAQNSAASRNWQATENLLAASEDKELQTRIADWRINDRVQWATITVQLTLPAAVKPAAIEVPLFQNAFVGVLNVLLQLLYLAIYLVPIAALVWLGWRASLRIIPALRTMPRA, encoded by the coding sequence ATGAAAAAGAAGATTCTCATCACCTCGGGTTTGGTCGCGGCCATCGTTATCGTTGCGCTTACCTTTAACCGTGCGGCAAATAACTTCAGGCAGATTAAGCTCGGCGAATTCAAGAAATCTGAGTCACCGGCGAGCGCGACCGCTGAAGAAGATTCCGATGAAATACGGCTGAACGCTGCGACTGCCACCGCCGCCCCGCTCGCGGGCTCGAGGCGGGAGAAAGACGTGGCCAAGAATCAGCAGGGTCATGAACCCCTCTTACCCCTCGGCCCTGTTTTTAAGCCGGCGGTCAGCTCTGAACGCAGGCTCGAATACCGGGCAAATCTGACCTACCAGATTGCCGATCTGAAGGCTGCACGCGCATTCTTTAACCAGTGGATACCGCGTTACGGTTTCTTGCAGAGTGAGACCGCTTCGGCGCATGACAACGGTTACCTGACGCTGACGGTGAAGGTGCGCAGCTCGGGGCTTTACGCCGCCCTGGCTGAACTCGATGCTATCGGCACTCTTGCAGCTGAAAATATATCGGTCGTCGATCACACTGAAAACGCGGTCTATCAACAGATGCTTGCCGAACGGGAACAGATTCGCCTGCGCCGCCGGGCGACCGCCGCAGCACAAAATTCTGCAGCTTCGCGCAACTGGCAGGCCACTGAAAACCTGCTCGCCGCGAGCGAAGACAAAGAACTTCAGACCCGCATCGCCGACTGGCGCATCAACGATCGGGTGCAGTGGGCGACGATTACTGTGCAGCTGACACTACCGGCGGCGGTTAAGCCGGCTGCGATCGAGGTGCCTCTCTTTCAAAACGCCTTTGTAGGAGTTCTCAACGTGCTCTTGCAGTTACTCTATCTCGCGATCTATCTTGTGCCCATAGCTGCCTTGGTATGGCTTGGCTGGCGCGCATCGCTCAGAATAATACCCGCGTTGCGTACCATGCCACGGGCTTAA
- the omp85 gene encoding Omp85 family outer membrane protein: MRKILMSLLVLALAAPAAFAQKKKAAKAPAKKAAPVAAPAAPAAAAPAAAENSEQPEIDEATAKKYDVSAELVESLKRKRVLNDKDFAKKKEGGFFTGLPLLNSDPNTGFGYGARVFFFQNGQKEDPLFRRTPYRHQVYAQFFQTTYGYQYHELNWDSPYIMNSLFRVRSALVFEKNIWANYFGTGARTMNAFQFNNLTYDKYAEYNDELRKVDASGNTNSAFNRYSYERPAAVAFFERDFFGGIVRPQFGVHIGKYNIRDLQGSKVQATGGEGTSNATLLGVENQQGLVRGYDGGWHNLGRAAIAIDTRDYEPDPNKGQLFEFISEFSNKAYGSQFNFARYTISEKVYYSPFEKYVDLVLAGRVAYTQAVGDMPFYALDQFGSTERIYQGGLGGLRSLRGYKASRFMATNMALANFEVRWTTFDFEVAGQRFAPILVPFFDIGSAFDKPGDIKTSVWRYSYGMGLRIAWNQATIVMVDYAMSKEDSNMFINFSHIF; the protein is encoded by the coding sequence ATGAGAAAAATACTGATGAGCCTCTTGGTGCTCGCACTGGCTGCCCCTGCCGCGTTTGCGCAGAAAAAGAAAGCGGCCAAGGCGCCTGCAAAAAAAGCGGCACCCGTCGCAGCACCGGCGGCACCGGCAGCTGCAGCCCCTGCTGCAGCGGAAAATTCAGAACAGCCAGAAATCGACGAAGCCACGGCGAAAAAATACGATGTTTCAGCCGAACTGGTCGAATCACTCAAGCGCAAGCGCGTGCTCAACGACAAAGACTTCGCCAAGAAGAAAGAAGGCGGTTTTTTTACCGGCCTGCCGCTGCTGAACTCAGACCCCAACACGGGCTTCGGCTACGGCGCACGTGTGTTTTTCTTTCAGAACGGCCAGAAAGAAGACCCGCTGTTTCGCCGCACACCATACCGCCACCAGGTTTATGCGCAGTTCTTTCAAACCACTTACGGCTACCAGTACCACGAACTCAACTGGGATTCACCCTACATCATGAACTCGCTCTTCAGGGTGCGGTCGGCTCTGGTTTTCGAGAAGAATATCTGGGCGAACTATTTCGGTACCGGCGCCCGAACCATGAACGCGTTTCAGTTCAATAACCTCACCTACGACAAGTACGCCGAGTACAACGACGAGCTGCGCAAAGTCGATGCGAGCGGCAACACCAACTCAGCCTTCAACCGTTATTCGTATGAGCGCCCAGCGGCGGTGGCGTTCTTTGAACGCGACTTCTTCGGTGGCATCGTGCGCCCGCAGTTCGGCGTACATATCGGTAAATACAATATACGCGATCTGCAGGGCAGCAAAGTACAGGCTACCGGCGGCGAAGGCACCAGCAATGCAACCCTGCTTGGCGTTGAAAATCAACAGGGTCTCGTGCGCGGTTACGACGGCGGCTGGCATAATCTTGGCCGCGCAGCGATTGCCATCGATACGCGTGACTATGAGCCAGACCCGAACAAAGGCCAGCTCTTCGAATTTATTTCGGAGTTCTCGAACAAAGCTTATGGCTCGCAGTTCAATTTTGCGCGCTATACAATCTCAGAAAAAGTCTATTACAGTCCATTCGAAAAATACGTCGACCTGGTTCTCGCTGGTCGCGTCGCCTATACGCAAGCAGTGGGAGATATGCCGTTCTACGCGCTGGACCAGTTTGGCAGCACCGAGCGCATCTACCAGGGCGGCCTGGGCGGCTTAAGGTCACTGCGCGGTTACAAGGCGAGCCGCTTCATGGCGACGAATATGGCCCTAGCGAACTTTGAAGTCCGCTGGACAACCTTTGACTTCGAAGTTGCAGGGCAGAGATTCGCACCGATTCTCGTGCCGTTCTTCGATATCGGCAGCGCATTCGATAAGCCCGGGGATATCAAGACGAGCGTCTGGCGCTACTCCTATGGTATGGGCCTGCGCATCGCCTGGAACCAGGCGACGATCGTCATGGTCGATTATGCGATGAGCAAAGAAGATTCGAACATGTTCATCAACTTCAGCCACATCTTCTGA
- a CDS encoding diacylglycerol/lipid kinase family protein, which yields MRKIGVIINPTSGGGRTLREWPRLEAALVSQGKTITQHISTSEADFRATARAYARRFNALGICGGDSSLTIAAEELSALKYKGELLFLPAGSVNDIVIDIDEAQGKMSGSIYLGELSAEKKRKVFIGQANWGLGVIVNRWVGKLLRVLPPLRKFQETIGTLCIVAAHLLRRETVFATFNIGNRRVSGRYSIILVTQLKHWASGLRFAAGASFYSPDFQIVTVRRTGLIRLIRIILAAKTGAHTAFSEVEVFSSSSLSLQLLKPAAVQVDGDILSAREKEVTSGRFDLVKRKTTMRLSAYH from the coding sequence ATGAGAAAAATAGGCGTCATTATCAATCCCACTTCGGGTGGCGGTCGTACCTTACGAGAGTGGCCGCGTCTCGAGGCAGCTCTTGTTTCGCAAGGCAAAACAATCACGCAGCACATTTCAACCAGCGAGGCGGATTTCAGAGCGACCGCGCGCGCTTACGCTCGCCGGTTTAATGCGCTCGGCATTTGCGGCGGCGATTCATCTCTGACGATCGCGGCAGAAGAGCTCTCTGCTCTGAAATATAAAGGCGAATTGCTGTTTTTACCGGCCGGTTCGGTGAATGACATTGTCATCGACATCGACGAAGCGCAGGGAAAAATGAGCGGCTCGATTTATCTGGGCGAACTCAGCGCAGAGAAAAAACGAAAGGTATTTATCGGTCAGGCGAACTGGGGTCTCGGCGTTATCGTCAACCGTTGGGTGGGTAAACTATTGCGCGTTTTGCCACCGCTAAGAAAATTTCAAGAGACCATCGGTACACTGTGCATAGTCGCTGCGCACCTGCTGCGCCGTGAAACAGTTTTTGCGACTTTCAATATTGGCAACCGCCGCGTGAGCGGCCGCTATTCGATCATTCTTGTCACGCAGCTCAAACACTGGGCTTCGGGGTTGAGGTTCGCTGCGGGTGCGAGTTTTTATTCGCCAGACTTTCAGATTGTGACCGTACGCCGCACGGGACTTATTCGGCTCATTCGCATTATTCTTGCAGCGAAGACCGGCGCGCACACTGCGTTTTCAGAGGTCGAGGTCTTCAGCTCGTCGAGCCTGAGCCTGCAGCTTCTGAAGCCTGCGGCGGTGCAGGTCGATGGCGATATTCTGAGTGCCCGCGAGAAAGAAGTCACGAGCGGCAGATTCGATCTGGTCAAACGCAAGACCACAATGCGGCTAAGCGCTTATCATTAA